The genomic DNA CTACGGCGGCGCCTACGAACCCATGCTGACGATGCGCAACGCGCTGTACAAGTCGAAGAACATGGTGTCCATCCGGATCCTGCAGGCCATCACGCCGCAGTATGCGCAGGACTACGTGACCCGCTTCGGCTTCGACAAGTCGCGCCAGCCCGCCGTGCTGCCGATGGCGCTGGGCGCGGGCCAGGTCACCCCGCTGCAACTGGCGGGCGGCTACTCGGTCTTCGCCAATGGCGGCTACCGCATCACGCCCTACCTGATCGACCGCGTCACCGACGCGACCGGCCGCACCATCATGCAATCGCGTCCCACGGTGGCCGGCGACGCCGCGGCACGCGCCATCGACCCGCGCACCGCCTACGTCATGGACGACATGCTGCGTGGCGTGGCCACCTCGGGCACGGCGGCGCGCGCCCGCGCCATCCTGAAGCGCGGCGACATCGCCGGCAAGACGGGCACCACCAACGACTCGGTCGACGCCTGGTTCGCCGGCTACACGCCGTCGCTGGTGGGCATCGCCTGGATGGGCCACGACCAGCCGCGTTCGCTCGGCTCGCGCGAGACGGGCGGCGGCGCCTCGATGCCGATCTGGGTGAACTACATGCAGACGGCCCTGAAGGGCGTGCCGGAGCAGCAGCGCACACGTCCCGACGGCCTGATCGTGGACGGCGGCGAGTTCTACTTCTCCGAATTCCCGCCCGGCCAGGCCGTGGCCCGCCTGGGCCTGCCCGAGCCGGACTCGCTGGGCGACTTCCTGAACAACCTGATCGGCGGTGGCGGCCCCACCCCGCCCGAGTTGTCGCAGGACGGCAACCCGCCCTGGCGCGAAGGACAGCACGTCACGCCATGACGAATGAAAGAGGGCGGCCAGCAAGGCCGCCCTCTTTCATTGCGCGGCACGGCTTGCGCCTGTCAGACCGCCCCGCGCGTCTCCACGTACAAGGCATACAGCGAATGGCTGCTCGCCATGAACAGCCGGTTGCGCTTCGCGCCGCCGAAGCACAGGTTGGCGCAGCGCTCGGGCAGGCGGATGTGGCCGATGGGCTTGCCCGCGGGATTGAAGACCATCACGCCGTCCAGCTCCTCGGGCTTGGCCTCGGGCGCGCCGCTGCTGCCCCAGCCGCACCACAGGTTGCCCGCCTCGTCGCACTTGATGCCGTCGATGGCGCCGGGGCCGTTGGCGTCGATGTGCAGGCGTTTGTTCGAGAGCGTGCCGTCGGCGCCCACGTCATAGGCCCAGATGCCGCGCGACGGCTGGCGCCGTCCTTCCACCACGTACAGCACCTTCTCGTCCGGCGAGAAGCACAGGCCGTTGATGCCGGCCAAATCGTCCAGCAGGCGCGTGACCTGCTTGCCGTCGGGGGCGATGCGATAGAGCCCGTGCGGCAGTTCGGGCGTGGCCTTCTCGCCTTCCCAGTGCCCGCCGATGCCGAAGGGCGGATCCGTGAACCAGATGGAGCCATCGCTGCGGCACACGATGTCGTTGGGTGAGTTGAAACGCTTGCCTTCATAACGGTCGGCCAGCACGGTGATGCTGCCGTCGTATTCCGTGCGGGTCACGCGGCGCGTCAGGTGCTCGCACACCAGCAGGCGGCCTTGCCTGTCACGCGCCAGGCCGTTGCTGAAATTGGCCGGATGACGGAAGACGCTGGCCTCGCCCGTCGTCTCGTCCCAACGGATGATGCGGTCGTTGGGAATGTCCGAGAACAGCAGGTAGCGGCCATCGCCCACCCACACCGGCCCTTCGGCCCAGCGAAAGCCCGTGGCCAGCTGCTCCACGCTGCTGCTGTAGATGCGGTACTTGGCGAACTCAGGGTCCAGGATGCGCACCGCCGGGTCGGGATAGCGCTGGTTGGGCGTGAAGGAAAACGCCTGCGCCTGAACCATGCCCACGGGTGCGGCGGCCAGGGCCGCCCCCATCAGCCGGCGCCGGCCGGGTTGCGTCAGATCGGTGCTGTCCATCGATGTCTCCTCTTTTTCGATGTTGCGATGGCAGGAAGAAAAACGGCCTGTCGCAAGACAGGCCGCCTGGAAAATCGTGCGCGGCCCAACCAGACCAAGCCCGGACCGCAACGCGCAGTCAGGTCACCGGTCCCGGGTTGAAAAGCGCCAGCGCATTGTGCAGCTTCAGCTTCTCGGCACAGGTCTGCTTGCGGCCGCTGGCCACGTCCAGCATCAGGTGAAAAAGCTCCCAACCCACATCCTCGATGGTGGCCTCGCCGGTGGCGATACGCCCGGCGTTCACGTCCATCAGGTCATGCCAGCGGCGCGCCAGGTCCGAGCGCGTGGCCACCTTCACGACCGGCACCTGCGCCAGGCCATAGGGTGTGCCGCGGCCGGTGGTGAACACATGCAGCGTCATGCCCGCGGCCAGTTGCAGGGTGCCGCAGATGAAGTCGCTGGCGGGCGTCGCGGCGAAGATCAGGCCCTTCTGCGCCAGCCGGTCTCCGGGTGACAGCACGCCGGTGATGGGCGTGGTGCCCGACTTCACGATGGAGCCCATCGCCTTCTCGACGATGTTCGACAGCCCGCCCTTCTTGTTGCCGGGCGTGGTGTTGGCGCTGCGGTCCGCGCGGCCGCGTTCCAGGTAGGCGTCGTACCAGGCCATCTCGCGCACCAGCGCCTCGGCCACCTCGGGGGTGGCTGCGCGTGCGGTGAGCTGGTCGATGCCATCACGCACCTCGGTGTTCTCCGAGAACATCACGGCCGCGCCGCCGCGCACCAGCAGGTCCACCGCGAAACCCAGCGCCGGGTTGGCGGTCACGCCCGAGAAGGCGTCGCTGCCGCCGCACTGCACGCCCACCACCAGGTCGGAGATGGGGCAGGTTTCGCGCTTGCGCGCATTCAGCTTCTGCAGGTGGCGCTCGGCCGTCTGCATGATGGAATCGATCATCGACTGGAAGCCGACGTTGGCCTCGTCCTGCAGCACGATGGTCTCGACCGCATCGGCGCCCGGCATGCCTTCGCCGGCGCGGATGGGAATGGCGCGCGGCGCCAGCAGGCGATCGGGCTGCAGCTTCTCACAGCCCAGGCTCACCACCATGGTGGTGCCGCCGAAGTTCGGATTGCGGCTGATGTTGTGCAGCGTGCGGATGGGCACGGCCGCGCCGGGTGCGTCGATGGCCACGCCACAGCCGTAGGTGTGCTCGATGCCGACCACGTCGTCCACGTTCGGATAGCGCGGCAGCATTTCCTCGCGGATGCGGCGCACCGCGTGCTCGACCACGCCCTGCACGCATTGCACGGTGGTGCTGATGGCCAGGATGTTGCGCGTGCCGACGGTGCCGTCGGCGTTGCGGTAGCCCTCGAAGGTATAGCCTTCCAGCGGCGGCAGCGCTTCCCCCTTGCGCGTGGCGATGGGCAGCTTGTCATCCAGTTCGGGCGCAGTGGGCATGGTGGTGACGCGCTCGTTCACCCAGCTGCCGCGCGGCAGGGCCTGCGCGGCATAGCCCACCACCACGTTGTAGCGCATGACCGCGTCGCCGGGCGCGAAGTCGACCAGCGCGACCTTGTGGCCCTGCGGCACGGCCTCGACGAGCGCGAGGCCGCCAGGCAGCGTGGTGCCCGCGGGCAGGCCTCCGTCGTTGGCGACGATGGCAACGTTGTCCAGAGGATGGACCTTGATGAGCAAAGGGGCTTGCCCGACTACGACCGACATGGAGATTCCTTTATTGGCTTGAGCGCGACAGCTCGCCAGCACGCCGCCTCGTTATCGTACAACCAAACCACTATTCTGAGGTTATCCAGACGTCCAACCATGGGATTTCCCTATGTGTGGCAGTTTTCCCACGACCTGCAGGCTTGAGGCCTCAGGATTCCTGTTGTACGATGACATACCTTTTGGCGGCCGGTGCAAGGCGCCGCCCTACCCGGGCCGACTCGACCATTCGATTCGGCCCCATACGGACGCTTCAGTCATGACCACTCCTCAGGAACTCAAGGCAATCGTTTCGGAAGGCCTGCTCTCCTTCCCGATTACCGACTTCGACAAGAACGGCGACTTCAACGCCAAGACCTATGCCGCCCGCCTGGAATGGCTGGCCCCCTACGGTGCCACCGCGCTGTTCGCCGCCGGCGGCACGGGTGAGTTCTTCTCGCTGGCTCCCCAGGAATACTCCGACGTCGTGCGCACCGCCGTCCAGCACTCCAAGGGCGTGCCCATCCTCGCCGGCGCAGGCGGCCCCACCCGCACCGCCATCGCCTACGCCCAGGAAGCCGAGCGCCAGGGCGCCAAGGGCGTGCTGCTCATGCCCCACTACCTGACCGAAGCCGCCCAGGATGGCATCGCCGCACACGTCGAACAGGTCTGCAAGGCCGTGCCCAACATGGGCATCATCGTCTACAACCGCGCCCAGTCCCGCCTGAACGCCGACAGCCTCGTGCGCCTGGCCGACAAGTGCCCCAACCTCGTCGGCTTCAAGGATGGCATCGGCGAGATCGAAGCCATGGTCAGCATCCGCCGCAAGCTTGGCGACCGCTTCTCCTACCTCGGCGGCCTGCCCACCGCCGAAGTCTACGCCGCCGCCTACCGCGCACTCGGCGTGCCCGTCTACTCCTCGGCCGTCTTCAACTTCATCCCCAAGACCGCCATGGCGTTCTACCGCGCCATCGCCGCCGGTGACAGCGAGACCACCAACCGCCTCATCGACGACTTCTTCCTGCCCTACCTCGACATCCGCAACCGCAAGGCCGGCTACGCCGTGTCGATCGTCAAGGCGGGCGCCAAGCTCGTCGGCCATGATGCCGGCCCCGTCCGCGCGCCCCTGACCGACCTCACCGAAGAGGAAGTCGCCATGCTCGACGTCCTCATCCGCAAGCTCGGTCCGCAGTAAGGCTCTCCCGCCTGCCTCACGCCCCCGCCTCGGGGGCTTTTTCGTTTTCGCCACGTTCCGCGCGGCGCCGGCCCTCGGGCCTGGCGCGCCTGGAACGCCCAACCAGGAGATCGACCATGTCTTTGACCGGCAACATGCTCATCGGCGCGCAAACCGTGCGCGGTGAAGGCCGCCCCCTGCATGCCATCAACCCCGCCACCGGCGAGAAGCTGGAGCCGGGCTTTCCCGCCGGCACCGCCGCCGACGTGAACCGCGCCGCCGAGCTGGCCCAGGCCGCCTTCGACGTCTATCGCAACGTGCCGCTGGAGACCCGCGCGCAGTTCCTGGAAACCATCGCCCAGAACATCCTGGACCTGGGTGATGCGCTGCCCGAACGCGCCCACCTGGAAACCGGCCTGCCGCTGGCCCGCCTGCAGGGCGAGCGCGGCCGCACCGTCGGCCAGCTGCGCCTGTTCGCGCGCGTGATCCGCGACGGCTACTTCCTGGACGCCACCATCGACCCCGCCCTGCCCGAGCGCCAGCCGCTGCCGCGCGCCGACCTGCGCCTGGCCAACGTGCCGATGGGTCCGGTCGTCGTCTTCGGCGCCAGCAACTTCCCGCTGGCCTTCTCCGTCGCCGGCGGCGACACCGCCTCGGCCCTGGCCGCCGGCTGCCCCGTCATCGTGAAGGCGCACAACGCCCACCCCGGCACCTCGGAACTGGTGGGCCGCGCCATCCAGGCCGCCGTCGCCAAGCACGGCCTGCCCGAAGGCACGTTCTCGCTGATGTTCGGCTCGGGCAACGAGATCGGCACCGCCCTGGTCGCCCATCCCGCCATCCAGGCCGTGGGCTTCACCGGCTCGCGCCGTGGCGGCCTGGCCCTGCTGGCCACCGCCAATGCCCGCGACGTGCCGATCCCCGTCTACGCCGAGATGTCCAGCATCAACCCCGTGTTCCTGCTGCCCGCCGCGCTGGAAGCGCGTGGCGACGCCATCGCACGCGGCTTCGTCGACTCGCTGACGATGGGCGTGGGCCAGTTCTGCACCAACCCCGGCCTGGTCATCGGCATCGAAGGTCCGGCGCTGGACCGTTTCCGCGACGCCGCCGCCAAGGCCGTCGCCGACAAGGGCGCCGCCACCATGCTGACCCCGGGCATCTTCAGCGCCTATGAAGAAGGCTCGCAAGCCCTGGCCAAGCACGGCGACGTGAAGGAAATCGGCCGCGGCGCTGCCTCCAACCCCGCCTGCAACGCCGCCGGCCCGGTCGTGTTCTCGGCCCAGGCCGACCGCTTCCTGGCCTCGCGCGAACTGGAAGCCGAAGTCTTCGGCCCCGCCTCGCTGGTCGTCGCGTGCAAGGACCTCGCGCAGGTCAAGGCCGTCGCCGAGCACCTGGAAGGCCAGCTGACCGCGACGCTCTTCGTGGACGACGCCGACATCGCCCAGGCCCGCGAGCTGCTGCCCGTGCTGGAACGCAAGGCCGGCCGCATCCTGGCCAATGGCTACCCCACCGGCGTGGAAGTCAGCCACGCCATGGTGCACGGCGGCCCCTTCCCCGCCACGTCCAACGGCGCCACGACCTCGGTCGGCGCCACGGCCATCCGCCGCTTCCTGCGCCCGGTCTGCTACCAGGACCTGCCCGACGCGCTGCTGCCCGAAGGCCTGAAGCGCGAAAACCCGCTGGGCCTGCCGCGATTGGTGGACGGCACGCTGCAAGCCGGCAAGTAAGCACGCGGCGGGATACGCAGACACACAAGCCCCTTGTCCCGCGCATCGCGCGGACTTGCAGCCCCCTTCCGCTCGAAGGGGGCTTTTTTTCATCCGGTGCATGCCATGCGCGCGGCGCGCAGCCTTGCCGCAGCACGCTTGCAAGGGATGCGCGATAATGCCGCGTTTGCCCAGAGTACGGCTCAAGAGGTTGTTCGCACGGGCGCGAGCGGGGCCTTCATTCCCTTGGCCTCCACCCCTCCGTTTCCTGTCGGCCGCCACGCGGCCGCGACACCGCCCCAGACAACAAGATGCCCACTTACCGTTCCAAGACCTCCACCGCCGGCCGTAACATGGCGGGCGCGCGCTCCCTGTGGCGCGCCACCGGCATGAAAGACGAAGACTTCTCCAAGCCCATCATCGCCGTCGTCAACTCGTTCACCCAGTTCGTGCCCGGCCACGTGCACCTGAAGGACCTCGGCCAGCTCGTCGCGCGCGAAATCGAAGCCGCGGGCGGCGTCGCCAAGGAATTCAACACCATCGCGGTCGATGACGGCATCGCCATGGGCCACGACGGCATGCTGTATTCGCTGCCCAGCCGCGACATCATTGCCGACTCGGTCGAGTACATGGTCAATGCCCACTGCGCAGACGCGATGGTGTGCATCTCGAACTGCGACAAGATCACCCCGGGCATGCTCATGGCCGCCATGCGCCTGAACATCCCCGTCATCTTCGTGTCGGGCGGCCCGATGGAAGCCGGCAAGACGAAGCTGGCCAACCCGGCCACCAAGACCATCGAATTCAAGAAGCTGGACCTGGTGGACGCCATGGTGATCGCGGCCGACCAACGCTACTCGGACGCCGACGTGGCCGAGGTCGAGCGCTCGGCCTGTCCCACTTGCGGCTCGTGCTCGGGCATGTTCACCGCCAACTCGATGAACTGCCTGACCGAAGCGCTGGGCCTGTCGCTGCCCGGCAACGGCACCGTGGTGGCCACGCACGCCGACCGCGAACAACTCTTCAAGCGCGCCGGCCATCGCATCGTCGAGCTGGCCCGCCAGTATTACGAACAGGACGACGTGCGCGTGCTGCCGCGCTCGGTGGGCTTCAAGGCCTTCGAGAACGCGATGACGCTGGACATCGCGATGGGGGGCTCCACCAACACCATCCTGCACCTGCTGGCCATCGCGCGCGAAGCCGAGATCGACTTCGGCATGACCGACATCGACCGCATCTCGCGCATCGTGCCGCAGCTGTGCAAGGTCGCGCCCAACACCAACAAGTACCACATCGAGGACGTGCACCGCGCAGGCGGCATCATGGCCATCCTGGGCGAGCTGGACCGCGCGGGCAAGCTGCACACCGACGTGCCCACCGTGCACGCCCCCACGCTGAAGGACGCGCTGGCGCGGTGGGACGTCACGCTGACGCAGGACGAGGCGGTGAAGACCTTCTACCTGGCCGGCCCCGCCGGCGTGCCCACGCAGCAGGCCTTCAGCCAGGCCACGCGCTGGCCCAGCCTGGACCTGGACCGCGCCGAGGGCTGCATCCGCTCCCATGAGCACGCCTTCTCGAAGGAAGGCGGCCTGGCCGTGCTGACGGGCAACATCGCGCTGGACGGCTGCGTGGTGAAGACCGCCGGCGTGGACGAGAGCATCCTCGTCTTCGAGGGCAGCGCCCATGTCACCGAGTCGCAGGACGAAGCCGTCGAGAACATCCTCAACGACCAGGTCAAGGCCGGCGACATCGTCATCGTGCGCTACGAAGGCCCCAAGGGCGGTCCGGGCATGCAGGAAATGCTCTACCCCACCAGCTACATCAAGTCCAAGGGCCTGGGCAAGGAATGCGCCCTGCTGACCGATGGCCGCTTCTCGGGCGGCACCTCGGGCCTGTCC from Orrella dioscoreae includes the following:
- the ilvD gene encoding dihydroxy-acid dehydratase, with protein sequence MPTYRSKTSTAGRNMAGARSLWRATGMKDEDFSKPIIAVVNSFTQFVPGHVHLKDLGQLVAREIEAAGGVAKEFNTIAVDDGIAMGHDGMLYSLPSRDIIADSVEYMVNAHCADAMVCISNCDKITPGMLMAAMRLNIPVIFVSGGPMEAGKTKLANPATKTIEFKKLDLVDAMVIAADQRYSDADVAEVERSACPTCGSCSGMFTANSMNCLTEALGLSLPGNGTVVATHADREQLFKRAGHRIVELARQYYEQDDVRVLPRSVGFKAFENAMTLDIAMGGSTNTILHLLAIAREAEIDFGMTDIDRISRIVPQLCKVAPNTNKYHIEDVHRAGGIMAILGELDRAGKLHTDVPTVHAPTLKDALARWDVTLTQDEAVKTFYLAGPAGVPTQQAFSQATRWPSLDLDRAEGCIRSHEHAFSKEGGLAVLTGNIALDGCVVKTAGVDESILVFEGSAHVTESQDEAVENILNDQVKAGDIVIVRYEGPKGGPGMQEMLYPTSYIKSKGLGKECALLTDGRFSGGTSGLSIGHCSPEAAAGGAIGLVRNGDKIRIDIPNRKIDVLLSDEELARRRAEQDALGWKPAKPRPRKVSAALKAYAKLVMSADKGAVRDLSLLED
- a CDS encoding aldehyde dehydrogenase (NADP(+)) is translated as MSLTGNMLIGAQTVRGEGRPLHAINPATGEKLEPGFPAGTAADVNRAAELAQAAFDVYRNVPLETRAQFLETIAQNILDLGDALPERAHLETGLPLARLQGERGRTVGQLRLFARVIRDGYFLDATIDPALPERQPLPRADLRLANVPMGPVVVFGASNFPLAFSVAGGDTASALAAGCPVIVKAHNAHPGTSELVGRAIQAAVAKHGLPEGTFSLMFGSGNEIGTALVAHPAIQAVGFTGSRRGGLALLATANARDVPIPVYAEMSSINPVFLLPAALEARGDAIARGFVDSLTMGVGQFCTNPGLVIGIEGPALDRFRDAAAKAVADKGAATMLTPGIFSAYEEGSQALAKHGDVKEIGRGAASNPACNAAGPVVFSAQADRFLASRELEAEVFGPASLVVACKDLAQVKAVAEHLEGQLTATLFVDDADIAQARELLPVLERKAGRILANGYPTGVEVSHAMVHGGPFPATSNGATTSVGATAIRRFLRPVCYQDLPDALLPEGLKRENPLGLPRLVDGTLQAGK
- the kdgD gene encoding 5-dehydro-4-deoxyglucarate dehydratase; protein product: MTTPQELKAIVSEGLLSFPITDFDKNGDFNAKTYAARLEWLAPYGATALFAAGGTGEFFSLAPQEYSDVVRTAVQHSKGVPILAGAGGPTRTAIAYAQEAERQGAKGVLLMPHYLTEAAQDGIAAHVEQVCKAVPNMGIIVYNRAQSRLNADSLVRLADKCPNLVGFKDGIGEIEAMVSIRRKLGDRFSYLGGLPTAEVYAAAYRALGVPVYSSAVFNFIPKTAMAFYRAIAAGDSETTNRLIDDFFLPYLDIRNRKAGYAVSIVKAGAKLVGHDAGPVRAPLTDLTEEEVAMLDVLIRKLGPQ
- a CDS encoding SMP-30/gluconolactonase/LRE family protein, producing MDSTDLTQPGRRRLMGAALAAAPVGMVQAQAFSFTPNQRYPDPAVRILDPEFAKYRIYSSSVEQLATGFRWAEGPVWVGDGRYLLFSDIPNDRIIRWDETTGEASVFRHPANFSNGLARDRQGRLLVCEHLTRRVTRTEYDGSITVLADRYEGKRFNSPNDIVCRSDGSIWFTDPPFGIGGHWEGEKATPELPHGLYRIAPDGKQVTRLLDDLAGINGLCFSPDEKVLYVVEGRRQPSRGIWAYDVGADGTLSNKRLHIDANGPGAIDGIKCDEAGNLWCGWGSSGAPEAKPEELDGVMVFNPAGKPIGHIRLPERCANLCFGGAKRNRLFMASSHSLYALYVETRGAV
- the garD gene encoding galactarate dehydratase encodes the protein MSVVVGQAPLLIKVHPLDNVAIVANDGGLPAGTTLPGGLALVEAVPQGHKVALVDFAPGDAVMRYNVVVGYAAQALPRGSWVNERVTTMPTAPELDDKLPIATRKGEALPPLEGYTFEGYRNADGTVGTRNILAISTTVQCVQGVVEHAVRRIREEMLPRYPNVDDVVGIEHTYGCGVAIDAPGAAVPIRTLHNISRNPNFGGTTMVVSLGCEKLQPDRLLAPRAIPIRAGEGMPGADAVETIVLQDEANVGFQSMIDSIMQTAERHLQKLNARKRETCPISDLVVGVQCGGSDAFSGVTANPALGFAVDLLVRGGAAVMFSENTEVRDGIDQLTARAATPEVAEALVREMAWYDAYLERGRADRSANTTPGNKKGGLSNIVEKAMGSIVKSGTTPITGVLSPGDRLAQKGLIFAATPASDFICGTLQLAAGMTLHVFTTGRGTPYGLAQVPVVKVATRSDLARRWHDLMDVNAGRIATGEATIEDVGWELFHLMLDVASGRKQTCAEKLKLHNALALFNPGPVT